One genomic segment of Suricata suricatta isolate VVHF042 chromosome 16, meerkat_22Aug2017_6uvM2_HiC, whole genome shotgun sequence includes these proteins:
- the NOB1 gene encoding RNA-binding protein NOB1 isoform X3, translating to MAPVEHVVADAGAFLRDAALQDIGKNIYTIRDVVNEIRDKATRRRLAVLPYELRFKEPFPEYVRLVTEFSKKTGDYPSLSATDIQVLALTYQLEAEFVGVSHLKQEPEKVKMSSSSWHPETPLHISGFHLPSKLQPKPPQETPPHGHAAGEPEDQEFSSFMFWRNPLPNIDRELQELLNVLLQMGLHVLAVNGMLIREARSYVLRCHGCFKTTSDMSRVFCSHCGNKTLKKVSVTVSDDGTLHMHFSRNPKVLNPRGLRYSLPMPKGGKYAINPHLTEDQRFPQLRLSRKARQKTDVFAPDYIAGVSPFAENDISSRSATLQVRDSTLGAGRRRLNPNASRKKFVKKR from the exons ATGGCGCCGGTGGAGCACGTTGTGGCGGATGCCGGGGCCTTCCTTCGAGACGCGGCTCTGCAG GACATCGGGAAGAACATCTACACTATTCGGGATGTGGTGAACGAGATTCGGGACAAGGCCACGCGCCGGCGGCTCGCCGTCCTGCCCTACGAGCTGCGTTTCAAGGAGCCCTTCCCGGAATACGTGCGGCTGG TGACGgagttttcaaagaaaactgGAGACTATCCCAGCCTCTCTGCCACAGATATCCAAGTGTTGGCACTCACCTATCAGTTAGAAGCGGAGTTTGTTGGGGTATCTCACCTAAAACAAGAACCAGAAAAG gttaagATGAGCTCGTCGAGTTGGCACCCAGAAACTCCTCTGCACATTTCTGGTTTCCATTTGCCCTCAAAG cTTCAGCCTAAACCCCCACAAGAAACACCACCACATGGACATGCAGCTGGTGAACCTGAGGACCAGGAATTCAGTTCCTTCATGTTCTGGAGAAACCCTCTGCCTAACATCGACCGTGAACTTCAGGAGCTCCTG AATGTCCTGCTTCAGATGGGGCTGCACGTGCTGGCCGTGAACGGCATGCTGATCCGCGAGGCCCGGAGCTACGTCTTACGCTGCCACGGCTGTTTCAA GACGACATCTGACATGAGCCGAGTGTTCTGTTCACATTGTGGAAACAAGACCCTGAAGAAAGTGTCCGTGACCGTCAGCGACGACGGAACCCTGCATATGCACTTTTCCCGCAACCCCAAGGTGCTGAATCCTCGGGGCCTCCGG TATTCACTTCCCATGCCCAAAGGGGGCAAGTACGCCATCAACCCGCATCTGACTGAGGACCAGCGCTTCCCTCAGCTGAGACTCTCCCGGAAGGCCAGGCAGAAAACTGACGTATTTGCCCCTGACTACATAGCTGGGGTGTCTCCCTTTGCAGAGAACGACATCTCCAGCAGGTCGGCGACCCTGCAGGTTCGAGACAGCACCTTGGGAGCCGGGAGGAGGCGGTTAAATCCCAATGCTTCCAGAAAGAAGTTTGTGAAGAAAAGGTGA
- the NOB1 gene encoding RNA-binding protein NOB1 isoform X2, producing the protein MAPVEHVVADAGAFLRDAALQDIGKNIYTIRDVVNEIRDKATRRRLAVLPYELRFKEPFPEYVRLVTEFSKKTGDYPSLSATDIQVLALTYQLEAEFVGVSHLKQEPEKLQPKPPQETPPHGHAAGEPEDQEFSSFMFWRNPLPNIDRELQELLIDRGDDVPSEEDKEEENGFEERKDEGSDDDGGGWITPSNIKQIQQELEQCAVPKDVRVGCVTTDFAMQNVLLQMGLHVLAVNGMLIREARSYVLRCHGCFKTTSDMSRVFCSHCGNKTLKKVSVTVSDDGTLHMHFSRNPKVLNPRGLRYSLPMPKGGKYAINPHLTEDQRFPQLRLSRKARQKTDVFAPDYIAGVSPFAENDISSRSATLQVRDSTLGAGRRRLNPNASRKKFVKKR; encoded by the exons ATGGCGCCGGTGGAGCACGTTGTGGCGGATGCCGGGGCCTTCCTTCGAGACGCGGCTCTGCAG GACATCGGGAAGAACATCTACACTATTCGGGATGTGGTGAACGAGATTCGGGACAAGGCCACGCGCCGGCGGCTCGCCGTCCTGCCCTACGAGCTGCGTTTCAAGGAGCCCTTCCCGGAATACGTGCGGCTGG TGACGgagttttcaaagaaaactgGAGACTATCCCAGCCTCTCTGCCACAGATATCCAAGTGTTGGCACTCACCTATCAGTTAGAAGCGGAGTTTGTTGGGGTATCTCACCTAAAACAAGAACCAGAAAAG cTTCAGCCTAAACCCCCACAAGAAACACCACCACATGGACATGCAGCTGGTGAACCTGAGGACCAGGAATTCAGTTCCTTCATGTTCTGGAGAAACCCTCTGCCTAACATCGACCGTGAACTTCAGGAGCTCCTG ATTGACAGAGGTGATGATGTTCCAAGtgaggaggacaaggaggaggagaatggatttgaagaaaggaaagacgAGGGTAGTGACGATGACGGGGGTGGGTGGATAACCCCCAGCAACATCAAGCAGATCCAGCAGGAGCTGGAGCAGTGTGCCGTCCCCAAGGACGTGCGGGTGGGCTGTGTAACTACAGACTTCGCCATGCAG AATGTCCTGCTTCAGATGGGGCTGCACGTGCTGGCCGTGAACGGCATGCTGATCCGCGAGGCCCGGAGCTACGTCTTACGCTGCCACGGCTGTTTCAA GACGACATCTGACATGAGCCGAGTGTTCTGTTCACATTGTGGAAACAAGACCCTGAAGAAAGTGTCCGTGACCGTCAGCGACGACGGAACCCTGCATATGCACTTTTCCCGCAACCCCAAGGTGCTGAATCCTCGGGGCCTCCGG TATTCACTTCCCATGCCCAAAGGGGGCAAGTACGCCATCAACCCGCATCTGACTGAGGACCAGCGCTTCCCTCAGCTGAGACTCTCCCGGAAGGCCAGGCAGAAAACTGACGTATTTGCCCCTGACTACATAGCTGGGGTGTCTCCCTTTGCAGAGAACGACATCTCCAGCAGGTCGGCGACCCTGCAGGTTCGAGACAGCACCTTGGGAGCCGGGAGGAGGCGGTTAAATCCCAATGCTTCCAGAAAGAAGTTTGTGAAGAAAAGGTGA
- the NOB1 gene encoding RNA-binding protein NOB1 isoform X1: MAPVEHVVADAGAFLRDAALQDIGKNIYTIRDVVNEIRDKATRRRLAVLPYELRFKEPFPEYVRLVTEFSKKTGDYPSLSATDIQVLALTYQLEAEFVGVSHLKQEPEKVKMSSSSWHPETPLHISGFHLPSKLQPKPPQETPPHGHAAGEPEDQEFSSFMFWRNPLPNIDRELQELLIDRGDDVPSEEDKEEENGFEERKDEGSDDDGGGWITPSNIKQIQQELEQCAVPKDVRVGCVTTDFAMQNVLLQMGLHVLAVNGMLIREARSYVLRCHGCFKTTSDMSRVFCSHCGNKTLKKVSVTVSDDGTLHMHFSRNPKVLNPRGLRYSLPMPKGGKYAINPHLTEDQRFPQLRLSRKARQKTDVFAPDYIAGVSPFAENDISSRSATLQVRDSTLGAGRRRLNPNASRKKFVKKR, encoded by the exons ATGGCGCCGGTGGAGCACGTTGTGGCGGATGCCGGGGCCTTCCTTCGAGACGCGGCTCTGCAG GACATCGGGAAGAACATCTACACTATTCGGGATGTGGTGAACGAGATTCGGGACAAGGCCACGCGCCGGCGGCTCGCCGTCCTGCCCTACGAGCTGCGTTTCAAGGAGCCCTTCCCGGAATACGTGCGGCTGG TGACGgagttttcaaagaaaactgGAGACTATCCCAGCCTCTCTGCCACAGATATCCAAGTGTTGGCACTCACCTATCAGTTAGAAGCGGAGTTTGTTGGGGTATCTCACCTAAAACAAGAACCAGAAAAG gttaagATGAGCTCGTCGAGTTGGCACCCAGAAACTCCTCTGCACATTTCTGGTTTCCATTTGCCCTCAAAG cTTCAGCCTAAACCCCCACAAGAAACACCACCACATGGACATGCAGCTGGTGAACCTGAGGACCAGGAATTCAGTTCCTTCATGTTCTGGAGAAACCCTCTGCCTAACATCGACCGTGAACTTCAGGAGCTCCTG ATTGACAGAGGTGATGATGTTCCAAGtgaggaggacaaggaggaggagaatggatttgaagaaaggaaagacgAGGGTAGTGACGATGACGGGGGTGGGTGGATAACCCCCAGCAACATCAAGCAGATCCAGCAGGAGCTGGAGCAGTGTGCCGTCCCCAAGGACGTGCGGGTGGGCTGTGTAACTACAGACTTCGCCATGCAG AATGTCCTGCTTCAGATGGGGCTGCACGTGCTGGCCGTGAACGGCATGCTGATCCGCGAGGCCCGGAGCTACGTCTTACGCTGCCACGGCTGTTTCAA GACGACATCTGACATGAGCCGAGTGTTCTGTTCACATTGTGGAAACAAGACCCTGAAGAAAGTGTCCGTGACCGTCAGCGACGACGGAACCCTGCATATGCACTTTTCCCGCAACCCCAAGGTGCTGAATCCTCGGGGCCTCCGG TATTCACTTCCCATGCCCAAAGGGGGCAAGTACGCCATCAACCCGCATCTGACTGAGGACCAGCGCTTCCCTCAGCTGAGACTCTCCCGGAAGGCCAGGCAGAAAACTGACGTATTTGCCCCTGACTACATAGCTGGGGTGTCTCCCTTTGCAGAGAACGACATCTCCAGCAGGTCGGCGACCCTGCAGGTTCGAGACAGCACCTTGGGAGCCGGGAGGAGGCGGTTAAATCCCAATGCTTCCAGAAAGAAGTTTGTGAAGAAAAGGTGA